In the genome of uncultured Celeribacter sp., the window CGGTCTCGACCCATGATCACCTGATCGGGCGCTCGCGGATGGAATTGCTCAAAACCCCGCGTGTCGCCGTGGCGATCATCGTCGCCATGGTCTCCTACGCGCTGATGAACCTCGTGATGACCTCGACACCGCTCGCTGTCGTCGGCTGTGGCTTTGAACAAAACACCGCCGCCGATGTGGTCTCCGCCCACGTTTTGGCGATGTTCGTCCCGTCTTTTTTCACCGGCTTCCTGATCTCGAAATTCGGCGTCGAACGCATCATGGCGACGGGTCTCGTCATCCTCGCGGCGGCAGGCATCGTCGGTATGATCGGCGTCGATCTTGAGAATTTCTTCGTCGCGCTGATCCTCTTGGGCATCGGCTGGAACTTTGGCTTCATCGGTGCGACCGCCATGCTGTCCTCTGCCCATGAGCCCTCCGAGCGCGGTCGGGTGCAGGGTATGAACGACCTGATCGTCTTTGGCGGCGTGACCATGGCCTCGCTGGCCTCGGGCGGGTTGATGAACTGTTCAGGCGGCTCGGCACAAGACGGCTGGGCGGCGGTGAACCTCGCCATGGTGCCGTTTCTGACACTCGCAGGCGGCGCGCTGATCTGGCTTTGGATGCAGTCGAGAGAGCGCCTGTAAGGCACCTCTCTCCTTAGCCCTGCCTGATCCGCTCCCGATGCCGCGCGAGCCAAAGCGCGGACATGTAGAGCGGGCCAACATCCAACTGGCCCGCGTCACACATCGCCATCAGATCGTCGAAGGACAGGAGATAGGAGGCGATGTCCTCATGCTCGACATCGAGGCCCCCGCCACTTTGCGTGATGCCATCGGGTAGATCCGCGA includes:
- a CDS encoding MFS transporter, whose amino-acid sequence is MTDLPLTDTSKARRNVMILVMAQAFLGAQMSMIFTIAGLAGQSLAANLCFATLPISATVLGSMLAATPLSGIMQKYGRRVGFWIGTGSGTVGAGIGAFALMQQNFWLFVIGGLFTGVYQSSQGFFRFAATDTADEAFKPKAISYVLAGGLASAIIGPQLVKVTSQAMVVPFLGTYLAVIVINLVGSFLFLFLDIPKPPVSTHDHLIGRSRMELLKTPRVAVAIIVAMVSYALMNLVMTSTPLAVVGCGFEQNTAADVVSAHVLAMFVPSFFTGFLISKFGVERIMATGLVILAAAGIVGMIGVDLENFFVALILLGIGWNFGFIGATAMLSSAHEPSERGRVQGMNDLIVFGGVTMASLASGGLMNCSGGSAQDGWAAVNLAMVPFLTLAGGALIWLWMQSRERL